In Trichlorobacter lovleyi, the DNA window GGTTGGTGATAAAGGCCTCATAGGCGGCATCAAAGAAGATGATGGCGTCGTTGGCCAGGGCGTAATCAACCCACTTCTTCAGCTCGGCCTTGCTGGCCACGGTGCCGGTGGGGTTGTTGGGGAAGCAGAGATAGATGATGTCCACCTTCTGGGTGGGCAGCGAGGGGATGAAGTTGTTGGCCTCGTTGCAGGGCAGGTAGACGATGTTCTGGTAGTAGCCCTTCTCATCTGCCTCGCCGGTGCGGCCGATCATGACGTTGGTATCGTTGTAGACCGGGTAGACCGGGTCGCCGATGGCCACCACGTTGTCCAGGGCAAAGATATCCAGGATGTTGGCGCAGTCGCACTTGGAACCGTCGGAGATGAACATCTCCTCGGTCTTGAGCTCAACCCCCAGCGGCTTGTAGGATTTCTCGATGATGGCGTTGATCAGCCAGTCATAGCCCTGCTCAGGACCGTAGCCGGCAAAGTTGGCAGTGGTGGCCAGATCATCCACCGCGTCATGGAACGCCTTCAGCACAGCCGGGGCCAGAGGACGGGTCACATCGCCGATACCGAGGCGGATCACCTTGGCATCCGGGTTGGCAGCGGTGAACTCACGCACGCGACGGCCGATCTCGGGGAACAGGTAGCCAGCCTTCAACTTTAAGTAATTGTCATTGATTTTCGCCATTACTGAAAAACCTCCAGATATCAATAATTATTGTTCAAGCTGTTCAACATCAGCCAAATCTTTGAGGCGCCCGGTAGCCCTTTTGTTGATCTTGAGATCCTCAAGGTCAATGAAAGGGATCGTAAAATTTTCATATGCAACAAGATGTTTGCGCTGGAAACAGTCGCTGAATGAAACACCATCTATTGAGGTGAGAATATCAACCCGATAGGGCGGATAACCAAGCTGAATAATGGATCCCTCGCGGGAAAAATCTGCCTCTGAAAGCTGCAGTTCACCAAAACCAAACTCTTTCAGCGACTTCAAAAGTGCCAATGCATTTTCTGGTGTCGCACGTACCCACAAATCAATATCACCGGTTGCCCGGACATAGCCATACAGGATGGTGGCATAGCCACCGACGACCAGATACTCAACGTGGTTGTCGTTGAGTAACCGTAACAACTCTTTGAAGTCTTGGCTCAATATCATCTGCTATCCCATAGAAACCACGAATCAGGCGCTCACCCGCAATCAGGCGCTCTATCTCGCTTTTACCGAGCCAGTACTCCCGGTCACCCTTGTCATCCTTCATGTTGATGATCCGAACGACCTTTTCCATTACCTGCTCCTACTTCAGCCCTAACACATCTTGCATGTCATACAGCCCCGGCGCCTTGCCCACAATCCACTTGGCTGCACGGACGCTGCCGCGGGAGAACATGTCGCGGGTCATGGCGCGGTGGGAGATCTCGATCCGCTCACCCATGCCGATGAAGTAGACGGTATGCTCACCCACGATGTCGCCGCCCCGCACGGTCTGCATGCCGATCTCTTCCTTGGTGCGCTCGCCGCAGATACCTTCACGGTGGTAGTTGGCCACCTGGTTGTAGTCGCGGCCCAAGGCCTCGGCCACCACCTCGCCCATCCGCACGGCAGTGCCGGAAGGGGAGTCCTTTTTCTTGTTGTGGTGCAGCTCCACGATCTCCACATCAAAGTCATCGCCCAGGGTCTTGGCCACATCCTTCAGCACCTTGAAGCAGACATTGACCCCAACAGACATGTTGGGAGCCAGCACGGCCGGGATATCCTTGGCCAGTTCCGCGGCCAGGGCCCGCTCCTCTGGGGTGAAGCCGGTGGAGCCGATCACGATCGACTTTTTCTTCAGGCCGCAGACCTCCAGGTTCTTGAGCGAGACCTTGGGGGTGGTGAAGTCGATCAGCACGTCACAACCTTCCACCACGGCGTTCAGATCATCACTGATGGCCACGCCCAGGTTACCCACCCCGGCGATCAGACCGGCATCCTGGCCCAGCTGGGGATGAGCGGGACGCTCCAGGGCACCGGAAATGGTGCAACCTGCCTCAACAGCAGCGACAATGATACGTTGACCCATGCGGCCGGCGGCGCCGCAGACGGCTATCTTGATCATGGCAAACCTCTAAGAAATAAATTCAGGAAACTGTTCCGCTAGATCAGTTTGTACTCTTTCATAATTGCGGCAAGTTTATTCTTATTAGCTTCCGACATCGGGGCCAGCGGCAGGCGAACCTCGTCGGAGCACTTGCCCATCAGCGCCAGAGCGGTCTTGACCGGTACCGGGTTGCTCTCGATAAACATGGCGTTGCTGATCTTGAGCGTATCCAGATGCAGTTGACGGGCCTTTTCCAGGTCGCCGGCATAGAAGGCGTCGGTCAGGTCACCAATCGCCTTGGGCATGATGTTGGCAGTGACCGAGATCACCCCTTTGGCACCGCAGGCCATCATCGGGAAGGTGATGAAGTCATCACCGGAGAATACGTCGATCTGGTTGCCGCAGAGGGCCATGACTTCGGAGGCCTGCTGCAGAGAGCCGGTGGCCTCTTTGATGGCAACGATGTTTTTATGTCCGGCCAGGCGTGCCACGGTTTCCGGCAGCAGGTTGACACCGGTGCGGCCCGGTACGTTGTACAGGATCTGAGGGATCTCAACGGCATCGGCAATGGCGGTATAGTGGCGATACAACCCTTCCTGGGTCGGCTTGTTATAGTACGGAGTCACCAGCAGCACCCCGGCCACGCCGATCTCTTTGGCCTCGCGGGTCAGATGGATCGCCTCGGCAGTTGAGTTGGAACCGGTACCGGCAATGACCGGCACGCGCCCGTTGGCCTGCTCAAATACGATCTTGATGACGTTCAGGTGTTCTTCGTTATCCAGAGTGGACGATTCGCCGGTTGTCCCGCAGGCAACAATGGCGTCGGTACCGTTCTCGATCTGAAAATCAACCAATTCACGCAGCGTCTTCTCGTCAACCGCACCGTTATTGAATGGGGTTACGATAGCTACAATGCTTCCCTTGAACATGACTGCCTCCCCTATGCGTACACGCACTGTATAAAATCTTATGCTCTAAAAACGGTAATATATAGAAAAAGTGGAATTTTTTAACATAGCCCCCGACAAATGTCAAAACGTGTTTATACGGTTGATAAAGGCGATCAACAGACCGTAATGAAAGTGATTGAAGGGGAAGCTGATCCGGGGCAGCAGCGCCAGTTCCGGCTCATCATCCTCAACCAGCAGCGGCTCACAACTGACAATCCGCCCGCCCGGCAGGATCAGCTCGGGGAACTCCTGTTCCAGCATGTCAAGCTGTTCAGGCAGCAGCTCCCTGGTGAGGCGCACAATGATCCGGTCGTCATAGAAGCGGATGGAGTGATAGTTTTTGTAAAATGTCTCAATGACCGCGGCAGCCTCTTTCTCATCCTTGGTAATGGTGAAGATCGAAAAATCCTCGCCGGAGATCAGCCCCTTGGCCAGCAGCTGTTCCTTGACAAATTCGAAAAATTGTTCCCAGAACCCATCCTCATCATCCACCAGCACCAGCGGCTTGGGCGAGGTCTTGCCGGTCTGCACCAGGGTAAAGACCTCCATCGCCTCATCCAGGGTGCCGAAGCCGCCCGGAAAGACCGCCACCGCATCGGCCTCTTTCACGAAGGCCACCTTACGATTGAAGAAATACTTGTAGGTGACCAACCGGGGATTGTTGTGCATGACCGGGTTGGCACTCTGCTCAAACGGCAGCTTGATGTTGACGGCAAAGGAGTTCTCGCTGCCGGCCCCTTCGTTGCCAGCCTGCATGATACCGGGCCCGCCGCCGGTAATGGCCATCCAGCCCTGTTCCGCCAGCAGACGGCTGAAGCGGATACAGGTCTGGTAGATCGGCTCGTCTGGCCGGGTACGGGCGGAACCAAAGATGGTGACCTTTTTGCGCTCACGGTAGGGACCAAAAACCCGGGTGGTGTAGCGCATCTCCCGCAGGGTGCGGTTGATCAGCTTCAGGTCCGGCATGTAACTGGTCTCTTGACCGATTTTGAGCGAGGAAATAATCAGCTCCCGCACCAGATGCGGGTGTACTACCCCGCCTGCTGCGCTGATCAACCGGTCAAGCAGCCGGTCAACCTCTTCGTTCGTATGGGAAAAACTTAACTCCATAACACCCCCGGCATGACGTTCAAACCGTGCAAATAGTCGCGTACCCTAGCACAGTTACAGCTAACTGTAAACCGCCGGCCTCGGGAATCACAGCTTGATTTTATCTGAAGCGCTAGTGTAGTATGCAACCTCTTTTGACAACCATTTATCGATACAGACAAGGAGCCCCGCACCATGCTTGACGTCATACGTAAAAAGAAGGAATCGGTCGTTATCAAGGCCGTTTTCGTGATCATTGTGCTGTCATTCATCGGCACCATTTTCCTGGTCTGGGGCAAAGGTGACGAAGGGATGGGCAGGAGCTCCGGCTATGCCGCCAAGGTTGACCGCACCACCATCTCGATTGAGGCCTACCAGAACGCCTACCAGAACATGGCTGACACCTATCGCCAGATCTTTGGCGCCAACTTCACCCCGGAGCTGGAAAAACAGCTCAATCTACGCCAGCAGGCCATCGACCGCCTGATTGACAGCACCCTGATCATGAAGGCCGCCAAGAGCCAGGGGGTGTCGGTCAGCAAGGAAGAGATCTCTGCTGCCATCGCCGGCATGTCGGCCTTCCAGCAGAACGGTACCTTTGATTTCGGGCTCTACCAACAGATGCTGAAGGCGAACCGGATTACCCCGGATGCCTTTGAAGAATCAAAAAAACGTGAACTGCTGATTGAAAAGACCCGCAAGGCCGTGATGGACAAGGTTGTGATCAGCGATGACGAGGCCCTGAAGCAGTTCCACAAGCTGCAGGACAAACTGGAGCTGAGCTACGCCTCATTCAGCGCTGCCGATGTCAGTGCAGAAGTAAAGCTGAGCGACGCTGACCTGCAGGACTACCTGACCAAGAACGCTGAAAAATTCAAGAGCCCCGAGAAGGTGGCCCTGTCCTGGTTCGTACTGGAAAACTCCAGCCAGACCCACGTGCAACCGGTAACCGCTGAAGAGCAGGAAAGTTTCTACCGCAAAAACATGGACCGCTATGTTGACAAGGATAATGCCCCGATCCCCTATGAGCAGGTAAAAGAGCGGGTCAAGGCCGATGCACAGCGCCAGAAAGCAGCCAAGGCCCTCTATGAAAAGGCTGCCGACACCCTGTTCCAGAACATCAAGTCCGGCGACCTTGGCTTGGTGGCAGCCAAGCTGGGCGCAAAAACCCAGGACACCCCGCTTTTCAGTGCAAACGCAGCTCCGGCCGCTCTGGCCGGTGAGACTGCCCTGCTGAAAAAGGCCTTTGAGTTGAAGCAAGGCGAGCTGGGCGGCCCGGTGGAGACAGCAAAAGGGATTTACATCTTCAAGGTCAAGGAGAAGAAGGCTGCCGAACTGCCCCCCCTGGCCCAGGTCCGCACCACGGTCGAACAGCAACTGCGCGCCCTGAAGGCAGCGGAGCTGGCAAAGCAGAAGGCGGTTGAGGCGCAGAAACAGCTGGCAGGCAACGGCGCCGGGCTGAAGCTGCAGGCGACCCCGGCCTTCGGCTACAATTCCAAAGGTGATCTGCCCGGCATCGGCAACTCAAAACCGTTGATGGAGAAGGTCTTTGAATTGACAACAGCCGGCGCAACACCGTCTGAACCGATGCTGGTGGGCAATCGCTGGTATGCGGTACGGCTGAAGCAGCGTAGCGCTGCTCCCCAGGCGGACTTTGCTCCCCGCAAGGATGAAGTCAAACGGCAGCTTCTGCCGGCAAAACAGGAAGAGGCGCTGCGTGCCTGGCTGAAGGAGCTGCGCAGCAAGGCCAAGATCGTGTACAATCCGGCACTTACCGCCGCTAATCAGTAACGTTGAAAACAAAGGAGAGCTGACATGTCCCAGCCTGTTAAACAAACCGATTTCCCCGGCCTGAAACTGGTCAACCGCGGCAAGGTACGGGATATTTACGACCTGGGTGATGCCCTGCTGATGGTCACATCGGACCGGATCTCGGCCTTTGACGTGATCATGAACGAGCCGATCCCGGACAAGGGCAAGGTACTGACCCAGATTTCAAAATTCTGGTTCAGCCAGATGGAGGATATCATCCCGAACCACATCATCTCCACCGATGTGGCTGACTACCCGGCTGCCTGCCAGCCGTACGCCGAGGTGCTGGCCGGACGTTCCATGCTGGTCAAGAAGGCTGAGCCGCTGGCAGCCGAGTGTATCGTACGGGGCTATGTCTCCGGTTCCGGCTGGAAGGATTACAAGGCCACCGGTTCCATCTGCGGCATCAAACTGCCTGAAGGCCTGAAGGAATCCGACCGCCTGGCTGAGCCGATCTTCACCCCCTCCACCAAGGCCGAACTGGGAACCCATGATGAGAACATCAGCTTTGACGAGATGGTCAAGGTATGCGGCAAGGAGTTGGCCGAGCAGGCCCGCGAGGCGACCATCAGGATCTACTGCCGTGCCCGGGAGATTGCCGACCAGAAGGGAATCATCATTGCCGACACCAAGTTTGAATTTGGCGTCTATGAAGGCAAGCTGATCATCATCGACGAATGCCTGACCCCCGACTCCAGCCGTTTCTGGCCCAAGGATCAGTACCAGCCGGGCGGTCCTCAGCCCAGCTTTGACAAGCAGTTCCTGCGGGATTACCTGGAAACCCTGGATTGGGGCAAGACCGCACCGGCACCGCCGCTACCGGAGGAAATCGTGACCAAGACCGGCGAAAAGTACAAGGAAGCACTGTTTAAACTGGCGGGCATAACCGTCTAAAAAAGCAGTTTCCGGAGCAATGAGACAAGGGGGTGACTGCCAATCACCCCCTCTTTTTTTAATGAAACGAAAAGTATTACTACCCCGGCTACACTCCCCGCAAAACCTGCCGCCATCACGCCTTGACACATTTAATCAATCGTTTAACTAATTGAAATAACTAAATTATTAAATAATTATAAGTTGACACGCCCTCAAAAAGGTCGATAAACAGCAGTACAATAATTCATTAACCACTAACATTCATTTCCATCCAAATTCTTTGCAGCACCACCACTCAGCTTTCGCTACGAACTGTCCGGACTGTGGGGCGAACCGAAAGGAGTACTACCAGAAAACCCCGGAAGAACCCGTTGGAAAGAGTTTGAGCAACTGTTTGAGCAGTAGCGCAACACACACCCTGAGGTAACCACGCAAAGGAGAAGAGAAGATGAAGAGACTGTTTACCCTGATTGCCGTTGCCGGTAGTTTGGCAGTAACAGCAATTGCCTCCGCAGACACCCTGACACTGACCACTGACAAGCCCTGTTACACCCGTGGTCAACAGGTAAAGTTCACCGCTGTCTACAAAAAAAGTGACGGCAGCGCAATCACCTCTCCCAGCAAACGTGAACTCCGCCTGCGTGACAAGGCAAACGGCAACACCCTGGCTACGGTCAGCATGACCAATGCCGGCAGCGGCACTTATACCTACAACTATACCCTGTCTTCATCAGCAGTATACGGCACCTATGAAACCCGTCTCGACTTCATTTACAACAACGTTGAAACCAAGATCTACTTCAACCAGCCTGTCGTAGCTTCCAGTTGTACAACCACTCCGCCTCCGCCTCCGGTCAACAACCACGCCGGTCTGACCTACACCGGCACCACCATGTGCCTGCAGTGCCACACCAAACAGGCCACCGATCTGGCCGGTTCGGTCCACTACAAGTGGGAGACCCCCTACGCTGCCATCAGCAACAAGCCGGGGGTAACCGGCGGTAAACTGAACACCGCCGTCAACGCCTACTGCATCAACACCCTGGGCAACTGGAACGGCTGCGGTTCATGCCATATCGGTGCCGGTGCCAAGCCGGGTACCGTTGCCGATGCCACCCAGAACATCGACTGTCTGATCTGCCACCAGGTTGCCTACAAGCGGGTACGTAACGCCACCACCGGCCTGTTTGAGCCGGACACCGCCAAGATGACCATCTCCATGGATCAGGCCGTGCAGACCCTGCACAAGCCGGTTAAATCAAACTGTCTGCAGTGCCATGCCAAGGGCGGCGGCGGCGATGCCCTCAAGCGTGGCGACCTGGCAGTAATCAACGGCACCACCACCGACCGCAACTACGATGTCCATATGGCCTCCACCGGCGCCAACCTGACCTGTCAGCAGTGCCACACCTACACCAACCACCATGTGGCCGGTCGCGGCTCAGACCTGCGCCCAACCGACAGCACCGTAACCGTCGGCTGTGCAACCAGCAGCTGCCACAGCAACAAGGCTGCCCTGAATGCCGGTCATGCCACCACCGCCATCAACACCCACCTGAAGCGTGTGGCCTGCCAGACCTGCCATATCCCCTCCTACGGCAGAAAGGCGGCCGATGCCGTACTGGACACCGTGACCGGCTTTGGTGATCAGTCCACTGAAACCGACCGCACCTGGGTAACCCCCGAATGGTCAGTGGCCAACAACCGCTGGGAGCCGACCGTTGTCCGTGCCAACAACCTGAAGCCGGTCTACGCCTTCTATGACGGCAGCTCCTGGGTCTATGACCTGCATGATGTGGCCGTGATCGATCCGGCCACCGGCAACTACAAGATCAGCCGTCCCAACGGCGGCATCAACACCGCCAACACCAAGCTGTATCCGTTCAAGTACAAGACCTCGACCCAGCCGATGCACACTGCCAGCGGCAAGCTGATCGCCCTGAACACCTCGGTCTACTTCAAGACCGCCGATGTGGCCGGTGCCATCCAGTCCGGCCTGACCAACATGGGTCTCAACCCTGGTGATGCCTACAGCATGGTCAAGGCCGACGAGTACCAGATGCTGAACCACACCGTGGCACCCAAGGCCAACGCCCTGCAGTGTGCTGCCTGCCACGGCACCACCAGCGTACCGGCAACCCAGATGAACCTGAAGTCGATGGGCTATGCCCTGAAGGCTGCCCAGTCCGTGGTCTGCGTCCAGTGCCACGGCAATGAGAGCCTGCCGAGCTTCACCTCGCTGCACAGCAAGCACGTCACCAGCGAGAAGATCGACTGTTCCATGTGTCATACCTTCAGCCGGGCAGCCGAGCGCGGCCTGACCATCGGTATCAAAAACTAACCAGGCTGCATGCAAGACACAAACACCCCGCCGGTTTTCCGGCGGGGTGTTTGTGTTTCACCAGTCAATGCCAGGGCTCTTTTGCCTTGGATTTGACCAGACACCTAAACTGTGTATACTGTCCTCAAGATCATGCAGAAAAGGGGGCAGCCATGAAGCTGGATGATGTCAAGAAGATTGCAGCAGGACTCGGGATCAAGGCGGGCAAACTGCGTAAGGCGGACCTGATACAGCAGATACAGCAGACAGAGGGCAACGACCCGTGTTATGCCACCGGCAAGTCGGCAGTCTGCGGCCAGGATCAGTGCCTCTGGCGAGAAGACTGCAACTGATTTCGTCTTTATCCCGCCCAAAAACGGACAGCGCCCTGACAGCATAGGCTGGCGGGGCGCTGTCTGCCTCTACCGGCAGGCCAACAACTAGGCGGTGCCCTGGCTTTTCAGGTGCCGTCCCAGTGCCCGGTCTCTGACCGAAATATGCCGCAGCAGCCAATCCAGCAACAGCTTGTTGGTATCCAGCACATGGTCAATCTGCACACCGCCTTCGGAACGCATCCGTTCCTTCAGCTCGGCAAGACGGGCAATGAACGAGACATGTTCGGCATGGTGCGACTCGTACTCAGGAAAACCGCTCTGTTTCTGCAGTTTTTCTTCATCACTGAAGTGACTGATCACATAGTCATCCAGAAACGTCAGCAGATGCAGCACCTCTTCACGCCCCTTGCCCTCCTTGCAGGAACTCAGCAGCAGATCAAAGCGGGCCAGCAGTTCCTTGTGCTGGTCGTCAATCTGATCAACCCCTATGGCAAGGTCTTCTCTCCAGGTAATCCCCATCTTATGCCTCCCTGTCTGCTTCAACAGATTTTTTCTTGCGGGTAGCAGCCGTTTTTTTCTTGTGGGCGGCTGTCTTGCCTTTACCGTCATCTTCATCGCGCATCCGCGCATGCATCTTCTTCAGGGTTTGTGCCACCTGATAAAAGACCGTATCCTTGGGAAAGCTGCCGTTCTTGCCGGCAACACCGGCCTGAACCCCGGTCAGGATCTCAATCCCCTGCTCAATGGTCTCAATACTCCAGAGATGGAATCGTCCGGCGGCAATTGCCTCCACCACCTCTTCCTTCAGCATCAGGTGCCGTTCATTGGTCTTGGGAATCAGAACCCCCTGATCGCCGGTCAGCCCCTTTGCCTTGCAGACCGCGTAGAATCCCTCAATCTTGTGGTTCACACCACCGATCGGCTGGATCTGCCCCCGCTGGTTGACACTGCCGGTCACCGCAATCCCCTGTTTAATCGGTACTCCGGACAGGGCTGAGAGCAGGGCGTACAGCTCGGTGGAGGAGGCGCTGTCGCCCTCGACACCGTCATAGTTCTGCTCAAAACAGATCGAGGCGGACAGTGAAAGGGGATGGCTGCGGGCAAACAGCCCCCCCAGATAGCCGGTCAGGATCAGGACCCCCTTGTCATGGATCGGGCCGGACAGCTTGACCTCCCGCTCCACATTGACCATACCGGCCTGTCCCAGCCAGGTACGGGCCGTGATCCTGGAAGGACGGCCAAAGGTGTGGTCGCCCAGCGAGATGACCGAGAGGCCGTTGATCTGTCCCACCACCGCCCCCACGGTATCCACCATGATGGTGCCGTCCTCAAATAGTTCCTGCATCCGTTCTTCAATCCGGTTGACCCGGTAGAGCTGTTCTTCCGCAGCCCGGCGCACGTCACCGCAGGTTATCACCTCATGTCCGTCGCGCTCGGCCCAGAAGCTGGCCTCCCGCACGAAGTCGGCGATCTCCATGAAGCGGGAAGAGAGCTTCTGCTGATCATCCACCATCCGGGCGGTGTACTCCAGCAGGCAGGCCACACCGGCCCGGTCAAAATGCAGCAGCTTCTTGTCGCGGCAGAGGGTGGCCACAAACAGGGCATACTCCTGCATGACCACCGCCGTACGGGAGACGGAGCTGTCAAACTCCGCCTTGACCTTGAAAAATTTACGGTAGTCCGGATCCTGGTAGTAGAGCAGATAGTAGATCCAGGGGGTACCCACCAGCACAATCTTGGCTGAAAGCGGCACCGGCTCAGGTTTAAGCGAGACCATCGTCATGAAGCGATACTGCTCCAGTACATCCTCAATCCTGATCTCGGCGGTGCGGATACAACGTTTGAGGGAGTCCCAGACAAAGGGGTTGATCAGCACCTCACGGGCATCAATCACCAGGTAGCCGCCATTGGCGCGGTGCAAGGCCCCGGCCTTGATCATGGTAAAGTCGGTCACCGCCACGCCGCCGTACTGCATGACATGCTCGATCCGGCCAAACAGGTTGTTGTAGGTGGGGTTGGATTCAAAGACGATCGGCGCCCCCTCGGTCTCCTTGTTGTCCACCAGCAGGTTGACCTCATAGCGCTCAAAGCTGGGTTCCTGACGGGGGATCTTGAGACCGGGTATCTGGGGCTGGGTAGGCTGAGGCTTAAAATCCTCCAGGTTTTTCAGAATATCTTCCTGGACGGTTTCAAGATAGGCCAGCACCTTTTCCAGATCGACATATTTCTCCCGCAGCGGGTCCAGGCGATGTCCCAGACAGGAGAGACCAAGCTCACGGTCGGCCAGGGCCAGGGCGTCCTTGGTGGCCTTCTCGTTCTCGCGCACCTGCCGCAGGACATCATTCAGGCGCTCCGTCAATAATTTGCCCTGTTCCTCAAGCTTGGTACGCTCCTCGTCAGTCAAGGCATCGTACTCTTCCTGGGTGAAGTTATGGTCGTCCTTCTGCGGTACGATCACCAGGCCGGATACGGTCCGTTGCAGCACAAAACCATGCTGCTCCGATTCGGTTTCAAGGGTCTCAAACAGTTCATTGCTCTGGGCCTGATACTGTTCCAGGATCTCGGTACGGCGGGATTCGTACTCCTTGCTTTCAAGGGCCTTGGGGATATCGTTCTTGAACGCCTCCACCAGCTCCTTCATGTCGGCGGCCAGTTCACTGCCTCTGCCGGCCGGAAGCGACAGTGAGATCGGGTTGTCGGCATCCTTGAAGTTATAGACGTAGACCCAGTCATCCGGCGTGGGCTCAGACTTGGCCCGTTGGCGCAGCAGGTTGCGGATGGTAGAGGTACGGCCGGTTCCGGTCTGGCCGGAGATATAGAGGTTGAACCCGGTCTCCCTGACACCCAGGCCGAACTCGATCGAACGCAGGGCACGCTCCTGCCCCACCGCATCCACCAGGTCAGGCAGATCGGCCGTGGTAGTAAAATCAAACTGTTCAGGGTCGCATGTCCAGCGCAGCTTTTCTACCGGTAGACGACATTCATCTTGAACGGGCATCTGCCCTCCTCGAAACGTAGGCATATGATCTGGTACTCTAGTAAAATCGGACGGTATGTCAAGCTAACGTTGCCCAGCCAGACAGACCTGATTACGACCACCGTTTTTGGCACGGTACAAAGCCGAGTCCGCCGCCCTGATCACCTCTTCAGCAGTGGTATAGCGGCTGCCTGACTCTGCCACGCCGATGCTGACCGTCACCGAGACATCCCTGCTCGCGTACTGTCTG includes these proteins:
- a CDS encoding LL-diaminopimelate aminotransferase, which encodes MAKINDNYLKLKAGYLFPEIGRRVREFTAANPDAKVIRLGIGDVTRPLAPAVLKAFHDAVDDLATTANFAGYGPEQGYDWLINAIIEKSYKPLGVELKTEEMFISDGSKCDCANILDIFALDNVVAIGDPVYPVYNDTNVMIGRTGEADEKGYYQNIVYLPCNEANNFIPSLPTQKVDIIYLCFPNNPTGTVASKAELKKWVDYALANDAIIFFDAAYEAFITNPEIPHSIYEIEGAKKCAIEFRSFSKTAGFTGVRCGLVVVPEEVMGTTASGEKYSFNKLWLRRTTTKFNGASYPVQKAAAAVYSDEGWKQTKEIIDYYMENARIIREGLKEVGVTCYGGVDAPYIWLKTPGGMSSWDFFDKLLKECNVVGTPGSGFGPSGEGFFRLSAFGHRENVIEAVERIKKNLK
- a CDS encoding DUF6036 family nucleotidyltransferase, with amino-acid sequence MILSQDFKELLRLLNDNHVEYLVVGGYATILYGYVRATGDIDLWVRATPENALALLKSLKEFGFGELQLSEADFSREGSIIQLGYPPYRVDILTSIDGVSFSDCFQRKHLVAYENFTIPFIDLEDLKINKRATGRLKDLADVEQLEQ
- the dapB gene encoding 4-hydroxy-tetrahydrodipicolinate reductase, which codes for MIKIAVCGAAGRMGQRIIVAAVEAGCTISGALERPAHPQLGQDAGLIAGVGNLGVAISDDLNAVVEGCDVLIDFTTPKVSLKNLEVCGLKKKSIVIGSTGFTPEERALAAELAKDIPAVLAPNMSVGVNVCFKVLKDVAKTLGDDFDVEIVELHHNKKKDSPSGTAVRMGEVVAEALGRDYNQVANYHREGICGERTKEEIGMQTVRGGDIVGEHTVYFIGMGERIEISHRAMTRDMFSRGSVRAAKWIVGKAPGLYDMQDVLGLK
- the dapA gene encoding 4-hydroxy-tetrahydrodipicolinate synthase — encoded protein: MFKGSIVAIVTPFNNGAVDEKTLRELVDFQIENGTDAIVACGTTGESSTLDNEEHLNVIKIVFEQANGRVPVIAGTGSNSTAEAIHLTREAKEIGVAGVLLVTPYYNKPTQEGLYRHYTAIADAVEIPQILYNVPGRTGVNLLPETVARLAGHKNIVAIKEATGSLQQASEVMALCGNQIDVFSGDDFITFPMMACGAKGVISVTANIMPKAIGDLTDAFYAGDLEKARQLHLDTLKISNAMFIESNPVPVKTALALMGKCSDEVRLPLAPMSEANKNKLAAIMKEYKLI
- a CDS encoding TIGR00730 family Rossman fold protein produces the protein MELSFSHTNEEVDRLLDRLISAAGGVVHPHLVRELIISSLKIGQETSYMPDLKLINRTLREMRYTTRVFGPYRERKKVTIFGSARTRPDEPIYQTCIRFSRLLAEQGWMAITGGGPGIMQAGNEGAGSENSFAVNIKLPFEQSANPVMHNNPRLVTYKYFFNRKVAFVKEADAVAVFPGGFGTLDEAMEVFTLVQTGKTSPKPLVLVDDEDGFWEQFFEFVKEQLLAKGLISGEDFSIFTITKDEKEAAAVIETFYKNYHSIRFYDDRIIVRLTRELLPEQLDMLEQEFPELILPGGRIVSCEPLLVEDDEPELALLPRISFPFNHFHYGLLIAFINRINTF
- a CDS encoding peptidylprolyl isomerase, which gives rise to MLDVIRKKKESVVIKAVFVIIVLSFIGTIFLVWGKGDEGMGRSSGYAAKVDRTTISIEAYQNAYQNMADTYRQIFGANFTPELEKQLNLRQQAIDRLIDSTLIMKAAKSQGVSVSKEEISAAIAGMSAFQQNGTFDFGLYQQMLKANRITPDAFEESKKRELLIEKTRKAVMDKVVISDDEALKQFHKLQDKLELSYASFSAADVSAEVKLSDADLQDYLTKNAEKFKSPEKVALSWFVLENSSQTHVQPVTAEEQESFYRKNMDRYVDKDNAPIPYEQVKERVKADAQRQKAAKALYEKAADTLFQNIKSGDLGLVAAKLGAKTQDTPLFSANAAPAALAGETALLKKAFELKQGELGGPVETAKGIYIFKVKEKKAAELPPLAQVRTTVEQQLRALKAAELAKQKAVEAQKQLAGNGAGLKLQATPAFGYNSKGDLPGIGNSKPLMEKVFELTTAGATPSEPMLVGNRWYAVRLKQRSAAPQADFAPRKDEVKRQLLPAKQEEALRAWLKELRSKAKIVYNPALTAANQ
- a CDS encoding phosphoribosylaminoimidazolesuccinocarboxamide synthase, coding for MSQPVKQTDFPGLKLVNRGKVRDIYDLGDALLMVTSDRISAFDVIMNEPIPDKGKVLTQISKFWFSQMEDIIPNHIISTDVADYPAACQPYAEVLAGRSMLVKKAEPLAAECIVRGYVSGSGWKDYKATGSICGIKLPEGLKESDRLAEPIFTPSTKAELGTHDENISFDEMVKVCGKELAEQAREATIRIYCRAREIADQKGIIIADTKFEFGVYEGKLIIIDECLTPDSSRFWPKDQYQPGGPQPSFDKQFLRDYLETLDWGKTAPAPPLPEEIVTKTGEKYKEALFKLAGITV